Genomic DNA from Naumovozyma dairenensis CBS 421 chromosome 11, complete genome:
TCATCATATATATGtctttgaattttataCTTCTCTTTCTATGAGAACTGGTTGTGTTTCCTTGGTTTTTGATGATTTGATTAATATCTAGTTGGAAGAATTTCTTACGATTATCCTTGGTACCGGTTCCCAATTGActatgaatatttgaacCTATAGTTAAGAGATGGGTTCCACCCATTTCATTCAAGGCATCATAATCTGCTTTGTTATGGGGTATTGCTAAGAAATTTGTCTTCTCATACCATGGGATATCTTGTGGCTTGTCATCCCATTCTATAGATGGAATATAATCTACGGAATAACTTAGAGATCTTGGGTATCTTATCATTTTCCTTCTTAATTCGACGTTATATAATTCTAATGGAGTAAGGCCCTCTCTATCAGTTTGGTTCAATACATGACCACCATACTTATGAGATAGATattctatttcttctttccaatgtttaaataatttgaaacttttcTGTAGGTAACCTTctcttaatattatatggAATGGAGTATAACCactttctaattcttgaGAGTATGGATCTATTGCTTTCAAATGAGATAAAGTGGGTAGAGAACTAAGAAAGTACGAGAGATCTCTTCCGAACACATCTCTTTTATTGTCATCATGTTTCTTATTGGGCATATGCAAAATAAGTATGTGTGAAGTTCTGGCTGGTTGGTTATTGTTCCTTAAAAAAGACCAAATAAATGcctaaaaaaattgatctTATTTATTCTAAGTAGTGTTTGACTGAATAATTTAGTATGCGAGTCTGTTCAAAGAGATATATTTCAGTTAAATATTGACAATTCTAgtataatttcaatatagcgtttatttttattcataTTGGTTCGCCTAAAATAATAAGTATAATAATTACATATGTAAAATATGTATAAGAACAACAGAGAATGTTGTTAAAGGGGAAAAAACAATGTAGAGGATCGTCTATTGGAATTCAAGTCAtagatataatatatatatatatatatatatatatatatatatatatatatattgtggtaattttaaaatatgccaaaaaaattgtataaACACACACGTACAGATAACAAAAGAAgcttatttttattaaataatagaaaatgTTAAGAAACATTATAGTAGTTAGAAGATTATTTTTGTAGGAAATTGTACTTCAAAAGAACATCCAAACGGCACCACCTGTAAGCACACCTAATATTATAGCTGTCACTATGGCAGCCCCAGCACGATCACCATTAGTAATTgtcattttattttccaagaCATTGGTTGTTGTAGAATTTAGACCTGCTAATGCATCACCTTTGGAGGATCCACCTGTATTTCCAGTTAATGGAGCTGGTCTATCATggattaataaattttgcATAACCTCTAATGCACACATTTGTTCACCAAGACCGTAATATCCATCATGACTTCCTTTAGCCCAATTTAACCCACAAGTATGACCATCTGTACCACCGGTACATGATTTGGCAGCAGCTGCAGCACTCGTTTTGATTAATGGATCCACTGTGTCACTTGTGAAAGGTGCAAGAACACTTGTCAAACCTAACATACGAGAAAAGATACTTTTAAATGATCTTTGATCATTATTACatgtattatattcttgACAAGCATTTTCAAACATGATCCCATTACTATCAAAGAAGTAAGTAGTTGCACcctttaataatttggTAACACGACTTTCCCAATCAGATGAACCATTAGTAGCATTATACATATATGCAGCACCACCAAGTACTACACCATGATTATACGTCCATTCAATTTGAGTCATATCTGTACaatttgaatcaatttcagCACCATCAAAGACATTTGCAGTATCATCCAATAAGACATACCCGACATCGACAAGCCAAGTAAACACTTTCTCAGCAACTTCTAAATAAGTAGTATTCCCCGTATAACGACCCAATCTTGCTGCCAATTGGAATAGACAAGCATTCGAGATagtatttttataattatacCCACTATTCCAAGTGAAAATTTGCCATCTTAACCCACCTCCACAATGTGCAGAATCCCATCTTGCATTCATAGTATTAAATACAGCCTGAGTCATAGCTAACCAACCTGGTGTCCCATCATCTGGATCAGTGAAATTTCTCTCAGCAGCTCCCATTAATGTAAGCCCCCAAACACCTTGATCATCATTCCCCTCGACCATACTTTGGTTCG
This window encodes:
- the DFG5 gene encoding putative mannan endo-1,6-alpha-mannosidase (similar to Saccharomyces cerevisiae DFG5 (YMR238W); ancestral locus Anc_8.773), with the protein product MVRLLRRPSLYFHFFQLLLTVHNTQAIDLDITSKESICDATSLIQGGMMDYYWGTQYGGTVGMFQPPYYWWEAGEAFGGMIENWYLCQNDTYEDMLKSALLAQTGSNYDYIPANQSMVEGNDDQGVWGLTLMGAAERNFTDPDDGTPGWLAMTQAVFNTMNARWDSAHCGGGLRWQIFTWNSGYNYKNTISNACLFQLAARLGRYTGNTTYLEVAEKVFTWLVDVGYVLLDDTANVFDGAEIDSNCTDMTQIEWTYNHGVVLGGAAYMYNATNGSSDWESRVTKLLKGATTYFFDSNGIMFENACQEYNTCNNDQRSFKSIFSRMLGLTSVLAPFTSDTVDPLIKTSAAAAAKSCTGGTDGHTCGLNWAKGSHDGYYGLGEQMCALEVMQNLLIHDRPAPLTGNTGGSSKGDALAGLNSTTTNVLENKMTITNGDRAGAAIVTAIILGVLTGGAVWMFF